The window TTCAGGATCTTGTAACAACTCTTGCTGGTGGAGCATCAAATGTAGATGCTGCTAGTGCTGCATGTCATTCTGTAGCAGAACAAGTATATGAACAGCAACTTCAGGAAATTGATGTTCGTGAACCTCTTATACAAGTAGGTGGAACATCACTTCTTGGTGGACTTGTTGATGCTGTACAAGATGTACTTGGTGGTGTTGATATTATAGTTCCTGAATATTCACAATATATTGGAGCTGTAGGTGCAGCACTTCTTGTTTCAGGTCTTAAAGATACAGATATAGATGATAGTAAAAGATTCTAAAGAAAAGTAAAAAAATTTAAGGATTTGTTAAATATGTATGTAGAATGCTATGATGAACAAGGTGCACAAGCATATGAAAAAATACTAAGATATACATTACAAGATTTAAAGCTTGCAAAGGCAATAAATGGTATTAAAATATTTATTGAACCTCGTGATGCTGTATTTATTGGTGTTATAAGACTTGCACCTCCATCAGCACCAATCTATCTTAAAGATATGGCAACATATAAGATGGAAGATGGAATACTAAAAATAAAAATTGACAAAGAAGACTATACTCCGGATCTTCTTCGTGAACTTTGGAAAAAAGAAGGACGTGCTAATGTTGCACAGCCTGATCGTTATAGAATAGAAGTTAAAGAGCCAAGTTTTAATCCTGATGATTTTCTGGTTATTAATCCATATAAAGAACTTAAACGTAAAGTGTATGATGCAATTTTAAGAATTGTTCCTGAAGGATTTAGAATATCTCATAATCGTTCTGAACGTGATATGGTATGTCTTCTTTGTAGTGATCAGATTATTGATGAAAGTTGGTATGCTAAGTTTGATGAGATAATTGAAGAAGTACGTAATGATGTAAAATTTAGAAAATAATACTACTTTTTTTTTAAATTTTATTATTTTTTTTCTTTATTCTTTTTTTTTGAATTTAATAAAGTACTAAAAAAATTAACAATAGTTATATATTATTATAGGATAG of the Methanosphaera cuniculi genome contains:
- a CDS encoding methanogenesis marker 17 protein; its protein translation is MYVECYDEQGAQAYEKILRYTLQDLKLAKAINGIKIFIEPRDAVFIGVIRLAPPSAPIYLKDMATYKMEDGILKIKIDKEDYTPDLLRELWKKEGRANVAQPDRYRIEVKEPSFNPDDFLVINPYKELKRKVYDAILRIVPEGFRISHNRSERDMVCLLCSDQIIDESWYAKFDEIIEEVRNDVKFRK